From a region of the Gossypium raimondii isolate GPD5lz chromosome 10, ASM2569854v1, whole genome shotgun sequence genome:
- the LOC105775772 gene encoding uncharacterized protein LOC105775772 isoform X3 encodes MESVSGIVSCIVTKAAEYLIYPIINHVKYLSNHRKNVETLKHQAEKLQVARDRVQHSVDAALRNGKEIEGDVDKWLSAVDTKILEQVEKVTQDEEQAKKKCFVGLCPNFWTRYKLSLKAAEEAKAVAELLEQGKFDEVSYPVPLQGITITPFKGYEDFESRTLVLNGIMEALNDDSVSVIGVHGMGGIGKTMLVKEIARKVKGNLFDSVVIATVTQAIDIEKIQNRIAELLGLKFEEQSTDVKALRLRERLKKEKRVLVVLDDIWAKVDIEEVGIPLGDEHKGCKLLLTSRELNVLSNGMDAQKCFAIGFLNEKEAWDLFKKKAGGCVESCDLKPIAMEVAKKCAGLPIAIATVAGALRNKRLFEWKNALRELERPSSSNFTGIAAAYSAIEWSFNYLESEEVKLTFLLCCVIGHNGLVEKLMRYTVGLGLFGGVNTLEEARNEVLTVVANLKASSLLLDSYDDEHFDIHDVVWDAALAIASRDYLMLVLRDHIPKEWSDKAKMNSLRVISLPCPQIVAELPKEMEYSGLSFFLMAHDDSVAIRPDFFRRIESLKVLDLPSYSYLPDSINHLIDLRMLCLRGCLVEDITIIGELKNLEILDLAFSWIKELPKEIAQLTRLRLLDLSECRELKIIPPNVLSSLSKLEELYMEGSFAEWENEGVVDNDRRNASLDELNSLPRLTTLYVHIPDAQMIPKHRFIETLDRYMIFVGDYNVYEWCQKHECLRTLKLKLYTNIDLDNGVKMLLKKTQDLYLDLDGIQGIKNVLEELNNGEDFPYLKRVHVKNGKQVQYITMNKIGFSELRSITLEYLPQLISFCSQDERYSMSSEPLPLFNKQFVSRHLESLQLCSINIKRIWHNQTYPWLSNLTSLFINKCGNLEHLLSPSLANSMVQLQRFQILDCESLREIIFIEKLEEEKIDVICFPRLNFLRIEGLQNLIFFCSRNYNVEFPLLKELEIEACPKLKEFICQTSTKSSIQALFSEKVAVPSLERMTISYLSYVKMIFDNELAPGSFCKLEEITVAFCDELLTIFSSKCLIRVFNCLQMLQVWRCESLEHIFEVRGLNTNKVHAADSQLSPELKHVDLQGQEILTFQNLRQVVLEDCWSLKNLFPVSIAKHLPQLEHLRISRCGVEEIVSAGEGVEEQPVRFKFPKLSSLEVTDLEKLKCFYKGQHAIVWPMLKKMRTDSSTLRKIVPSEHLRLIQETNGNGKPVLLVEEVFPNLEELQVVILGDMDQFPPDLFHNIKLFRLSCSSHGGSSYIFPFLRRFYNLGTLLLSGFDFKDVVHCKGDARTLTRIKNLKLQCSRNLKHVWRKDSVLGYILSNLQTLEVWNCEDFINIGAWSLSFQNLTTLHVSFCKMMKNLVAPSVVENLVQLTTMRVKGCTKMTEIVAHEGDYHQTIVAGKLKCLQLSELQSLTSFCPGSYTFNFPCLEEVVVERCPKLKIFSEGVLSTPQLQRVKQETFDEKGRWTGDLNTTIQQLYTEKGGFNGPRDLNISDTFPKLIETWKRNPQEILELQNLREMEFYKCSSLKYIFTPSMLLSLKQLDRIEVKECNTMEQVIREEEEATIHKLTFPKLSFVKIEACSNLTNFYLGSRPLEFPKFIDITIVDCPKMTAFSSSVSRECGDASENVVGEGDIDNNTANFFSDKVVIPLLMDLKLSSVNIHNIWHYPSSSSLGHLYHLRVEGCHNLKYLFPSSLVKHLVQLKILQIWDCNMMEQVIFTDGLGAEDQWRNQTIFSKLDLLSLKDLPKLTSFCFQNYSEFPCLTNLRLKKCPFLKAFISISVSRDEPRADHHLQASNLGHNSAVLNEKVVFPSLEKLQIQNCDSLEEIIEAQGLIADTSTTQSIVRETTTIRMHTTQWPSLKHMEVIECPKAHIFALKCPKSQVEISNQQPLFCVNECFPNLKLLNLHCFPETSTTLPYCFIQSLPKLQKLVINNASISEIVWSEGLSDKGRRTSAFYQLKELRLSKLPQLTLKTFQPSLLSFKKLTTLEVISCHGFINLMACSTAKSLMLLERLSVADCEMIEEIIACEGEEIQGSIIFPKLKYLKLSGLPRLASFSSTHHSLEFPVLQMVMVTKCPKMRKFCQGDLSTSNLQQMHVARDEEDELWWEGDLNTTIKQMFQVMDVQNSQVT; translated from the exons ATGGAGTCTGTTAGTGGCATCGTTAGCTGTATTGTCACTAAAGCTGCAGAGTATTTGATTTATCCTATCATAAACCATGTCAAATACCTTTCCAATCATCGGAAAAATGTTGAAACCCTCAAGCACCAAGCTGAGAAGCTGCAAGTTGCAAGGGACAGAGTGCAGCATTCTGTTGATGCAGCTTTACGAAACGGCAAAGAGATCGAAGGCGATGTTGACAAATGGTTGTCTGCAGTCGACACAAAGATCCTTGAACAAGTAGAGAAAGTGACGCAAGATGAAGAACAAGCAAAGAAAAAGTGTTTCGTTGGTTTGTGTCCTAATTTCTGGACTCGTTACAAGCTTAGCCTGAAAGCTGCAGAGGAGGCGAAGGCTGTTGCCGAGCTACTTGAACAGGGCAAGTTTGACGAGGTTTCTTATCCTGTGCCTCTGCAAGGTATCACTATCACACCATTTAAAGGGTACGAGGATTTTGAGTCAAGAACGTTGGTTTTGAATGGAATAATGGAGGCACTAAATGATGATAGCGTCAGCGTTATTGGGGTGCACGGTATGGGTGGGATCGGAAAAACAATGCTAGTCAAAGAAATCGCTAGAAAGGTCAAGGGCAATTTATTTGATTCGGTTGTCATAGCAACAGTAACTCAAGCCATTGACATTGAGAAAATTCAGAACAGAATTGCAGAGTTATTGGGCTTGAAATTTGAGGAGCAGAGTACTGATGTAAAGGCACTTCGACTACGAGAAAGATTGAAGAAAGAGAAGAGGGTTCTGGTTGTCTTGGATGACATTTGGGCAAAGGTTGATATTGAGGAAGTTGGGATCCCTTTGGGAGATGAGCACAAGGGATGCAAGTTGCTGCTAACTTCTAGAGAGCTAAATGTTTTATCAAATGGGATGGATGCTCAGAAATGTTTTGCAATAGGGTTTCTAAATGAAAAGGAGGCCTGGGACCTGTTCAAGAAGAAGGCTGGCGGTTGTGTTGAAAGTTGCGATTTGAAGCCTATAGCTATGGAAGTAGCCAAAAAATGTGCAGGATTGCCCATAGCCATTGCGACAGTTGCAGGGGCTTTGAGAAACAAAAGATTGTTTGAGTGGAAGAATGCTTTACGAGAACTAGAGAGGCCTTCATCAAGCAACTTCACGGGGATAGCTGCAGCATATTCAGCTATTGAGTggagttttaattatttagaaagTGAGGAAGTTAAGCTGACTTTCTTGCTTTGCTGTGTAATAGGCCATAATGGTCTGGTTGAGAAGTTGATGAGATATACTGTGGGTTTGGGTTTATTTGGTGGTGTCAACACTCTGGAAGAAGCTAGAAATGAAGTATTGACGGTTGTGGCTAATCTCAAAGCGTCTTCCCTGTTGCTTGATAGTTATGATGATGAGCACTTTGATATCCATGATGTTGTTTGGGATGCTGCTTTAGCTATTGCTTCGAGGGACTACCTTATGCTTGTTTTGAGAGATCATATTCCAAAGGAGTGGTCCGATAAGGCGAAAATGAACAGCTTGAGAGTGATAAGCTTACCTTGTCCTCAAATTGTAGCCGAGCTTCCTAAGGAGATGGAGTATTCAggtctttccttttttcttatGGCCCATGATGATTCAGTGGCAATTCGTCCCGATTTTTTCAGACGAATTGAAAGTCTCAAAGTCTTGGATTTACCTTCATATTCCTATCTACCTGACTCAATTAATCACCTCATAGACCTTCGCATGTTATGTCTAAGAGGATGTCTAGTTGAAGACATAACCATCATTGGAGAGCTCAAAAATTTAGAAATCCTTGACCTTGCTTTCTCATGGATCAAAGAACTACCCAAGGAGATAGCACAATTGACTCGGTTAAGGTTGTTAGATTTGAGTGAGTGTAGAGAACTCAAAATCATCCCACCAAATGTCTTATCAAGTTTGTCTAAATTAGAAGAATTATATATGGAGGGAAGCTTTGCTGAATGGGAAAATGAAGGCGTGGTTGACAACGATAGGAGAAACGCAAGCCTTGACGAATTAAATAGTTTGCCTCGTCTAACTACTTTATATGTTCATATTCCTGATGCTCAAATGATTCCAAAGCATCGGTTCATTGAGACATTAGACAGATACATGATTTTTGTAGGTGATTATAATGTGTACGAGTGGTGCCAAAAACATGAATGTTTGAGAACATTGAAGCTCAAGTTATATACAAACATTGATTTGGATAATGGGGTGAAAATGTTGTTGAAAAAGACTCAAGATTTGTACCTAGACCTAGATGGAATCCAAGGCATCAAGAATGTACTTGAGGAGTTAAATAATGGGGAAGATTTTCCATATTTAAAGAGAGTCCATGTCAAAAATGGTAAGCAGGTCCAATATATCACAATGAACAAAATTGGGTTTTCTGAATTACGTTCCATAACACTTGAGTATTTGCCACAACTCATTAGCTTTTGCTCTCAAGACGAAAGGTATTCCATGAGTTCTGAGCCCTTACCACTTTTCAATAAACAg TTTGTTTCCCGTCACTTGGAAAGCTTGCAATTGTGTTCCATTAACATCAAAAGAATATGGCATAACCAAACATATCCTTGGCTTTCGAATTTGACGAGCTTATTCATCAATAAATGCGGTAACTTGGAGCATCTGTTATCACCCTCTCTCGCCAACAGTATGGTGCAGCTCCAACGATTTCAGATATTGGATTGTGAGTCCTTAAGGGAGATAATATTTATAGAGAAactagaagaagaaaagatagaTGTTATTTGTTTCCCTCGATTAAATTTCCTGCGTATAGAGGGCCTTCAaaacctcattttcttttgctcaAGAAATTATAATGTCGAATTCCCCTTGTTGAAAGAGCTAGAGATTGAGGCTTgcccaaaattaaaagaattcatTTGTCAAACCAGTACTAAATCCAGCATACAAGCTCTCTTCAGTGAGAag GTTGCAGTACCTAGCTTGGAAAGGATGACAATCTCCTACTTGAGTTATGTGAAGATGATATTTGATAATGAGCTAGCACCAGGTTCCTTTTgcaaattagaagaaataactGTTGCTTTTTGTGATGAGTTGTTGACTATTTTTTCATCTAAATGTCTCATCAGAGTATTTAACTGTTTGCAAATGCTTCAAGTGTGGAGATGTGAATCACTAGAACATATATTTGAGGTCAGAGGGTTAAATACCAACAAAGTACATGCTGCAGATTCTCAACTAAGCCCAGAATTGAAGCATGTTGATCTCCAAGGCCAAGAGATTCTTACCTTTCAAAATCTACGACAAGTAGTTCTTGAGGACTGTTGGAGTCTGAAAAATCTATTTCCAGTGTCAATAGCCAAACATCTTCCACAACTTGAACATTTAAGGATAAGTAGATGTGGGGTGGAGGAGATTGTATCGGCAGGGGAAGGAGTGGAGGAGCAGCCTGTGAGGTTTAAGTTTCCCAAATTGTCTTCACTTGAGGTTACAGACTTAGAAAAGCTCAAATGTTTCTATAAAGGGCAACATGCAATAGTCTGGCCCATGTTGAAAAAAATGAGAACAGATTCTTCTACTTTGCGAAAGATAGTGCCTTCAGAACATCTTAGATTAATCCAAGAGACAAATGGAAATGGGAAGCCAGTTTTGCTGGTTGAGGAG gtCTTTCCCAATTTAGAGGAACTGCAGGTAGTAATATTAGGTGATATGGATCAGTTTCCACCGGACTTGTTTCACAACATTAAGCTTTTTCGACTGAGTTGTTCCTCCCATGGTGGATCTTCTTATATATTTCCTTTCCTCCGAAGATTCTACAATCTGGGAACTCTTTTGCTTTCTGGTTTTGATTTTAAAGATGTAGTCCATTGTAAAGGAGATGCTAGGACTCTCACACGAATAAAAAATCTGAAATTGCAATGTTCTAGAAATCTTAAACACGTATGGAGGAAAGATTCAGTGCTTGGTTATATTCTTTCTAATCTCCAAACACTTGAAGTCTGGAATTGTGAGGATTTTATAAATATCGGAGCGTGGTCattatcttttcaaaatctcACAACTTTGCACGTGTCATTTTGCAAAATGATGAAAAACCTGGTAGCTCCATCTGTAGTTGAGAATCTGGTACAATTAACAACAATGAGGGTAAAAGGGTGCACCAAAATGACAGAAATAGTGGCACACGAGGGAGACTACCATCAGACGATAGTTGCTGGTAAATTGAAATGTTTACAACTCAGCGAACTACAAAGCCTCACAAGCTTTTGTCCTGGGAGTTACACCTTCAACTTTCCTTGTTTGGAAGAAGTGGTTGTGGAAAGGTGTCCTAAATTGAAGATCTTTTCTGAGGGAGTTTTAAGCACCCCGCAATTACAAAGAGTAAAACAGGAGACTTTCGATGAGAAAGGGCGTTGGACAGGTGACCTGAATACCACCATACAACAATTGTACACGGAAAAG GGTGGATTCAATGGCCCACGTGATTTGAACATTTCTGACACATTTCCAAAGTTAATAGAAACATGGAAAAGGAACCCTCAAGAAATTTTGGAGTTGCAGAACCTTAGAGAAATGGAGTTTTATAAATGTAGCAGCTTGAAGTACATTTTTACCCCGTCTATGCTTTTGAGCCTCAAGCAACTAGACAGGATAGAAGTAAAGGAATGCAATACAATGGAACAAGTGATTAGGGAGGAGGAGGAAGCAACCATACATAAGTTGACATTTCCAAAGCTCTCCTTCGTAAAAATAGAGGCTTGTTCCAActtgacaaatttttatttgggaAGTCGACCTCTTGAATTTCCTAAGTTTATTGATATTACGATAGTTGACTGTCCAAAAATGACTGCATTTTCATCCTCAGTTTCAAGAGAGTGTGGCGATGCAAGTGAAAATGTGGTTGGTGAGGGGGACATCGACAATAATACTGCAAATTTTTTTAGCGACAAG GTTGTCATTCCCCTTCTGATGGATCTGAAATTGTCCTCCGTTAACATTCATAACATATGGCACTACCCATCTTCCTCATCTCTCGGACACTTGTATCATTTGCGGGTGGAGGGGTGTCACAATTTGAAATACCTGTTTCCCTCCTCCTTAGTAAAACATCTTGTGCAACTCAAAATCCTTCAAATCTGGGACTGTAATATGATGGAACAAGTAATCTTCACGGATGGATTGGGTGCAGAAGATCAATGGAGGAATCAAACGATTTTCTCTAAACTAGATTTGCTGTCTCTGAAAGACCTTCCCAAACTCACAAGTTTCTGCTTTCAAAATTACTCTGAATTCCCATGCTTAACAAATTTAAGGCTAAAAAAATGTCCTTTTCTAAAAGCATTCATCTCTATATCTGTATCCAGAGATGAACCTCGAGCTGACCACCATCTACAAGCAAGTAACTTGGGTCATAACTCTGCTGTCCTCAATGAAAAg gtTGTTTTCCCTAGTTTGGAGAAGTTGCAGATTCAAAATTGTGATTCCTTAGAAGAAATAATTGAGGCACAAGGACTGATTGCAGATACATCAACTACTCAATCTATTGTGCGAGAAACTACGACGATTAG GATGCATACCACCCAATGGCCATCATTGAAACATATGGAGGTTATTGAATGCCCCAAAGCACACATATTTGCTCTAAAATGTCCTAAGAGTCAAGTTGAAATCTCAAACCAACAACCCCTGTTTTGCGTCAATGAG TGTTTCCCAAACCTTAAACTTCTTAACCTCCATTGCTTTCCGGAGACATCCACTACTCTTCCATATTGCTTCATTCAGTCACTACCAAAGCTTCAAAAGCTTGTTATAAACAATGCTTCCATTTCTGAAATAGTCTGGTCTGAAGGACTCAGCGACAAGGGAAGGCGGACATCAGCATTCTATCAGTTAAAGGAATTGAGGTTGTCTAAACTTCCGCAGTTGACATTAAAGACTTTTCAACCATCTTTGCTGTCTTTCAAAAAGCTAACAACTCTAGAAGTTATAAGCTGCCATGGATTCATCAATTTAATGGCATGCTCAACAGCTAAGAGCCTGATGCTACTAGAAAGATTGAGCGTAGCTGATTGTGAGATGATAGAGGAAATCATAGCATGTGAGGGTGAAGAAATACAAGGCAGCATTATTTTTCCCAAACTGAAGTATTTGAAACTAAGTGGTCTGCCACGTCTAGCAAGCTTTTCCTCGACACATCACTCGTTAGAGTTCCCTGTCTTGCAAATGGTAATGGTGACAAAGTGcccaaaaatgagaaaattctGTCAAGGAGATTTAAGCACCTCAAATCTACAACAAATGCATGTAGCAAGAGATGAGGAAGATGAACTATGGTGGGAAGGCGACCTTAACACTACCATAAAACAAATGTTCCAAGTAAtg GATGTGCAAAATTCTCAGGTGACTTAA